A window from Citrus sinensis cultivar Valencia sweet orange chromosome 5, DVS_A1.0, whole genome shotgun sequence encodes these proteins:
- the LOC102613935 gene encoding protein ENHANCED DISEASE RESISTANCE 2-like isoform X1, whose product MKKRLRMISRGQVDDKYSFLYIWLVDFYGIDLFFLKKKFQLVAALEEEQADQIDLSCFSGNLRHDDCDNARDCWKLSDGNNFRVRSKHFCYDKTKIPAGKHLMDLVAVDWFKDTKRMDHVARRQGCAAQVASENGLFSLIFNLQVPGSTHYSMVFYFVTRQLVMGSLLQRFVDGDDEFRNSRLKLIPSVPKGSWIVRQSVGSTPCLLGKAVDCNYIRGPKYLEIDVDIGSSTVANGVLGLVIGVITTLVVDMAFLVQANTTDELPERLIGAVRVSHIELKSAVVPKLEPEIS is encoded by the exons atgaaaaaaagattgaGAATGATTTCAAGAGGACAGGTGGATGATAAGTAttcatttttgtatatttggCTAGTGGATTTTTATGgtattgatcttttttttttaaaaaaaaaatttcaattagttGCAGCCCTAGAGGAAGAGCAGGCTGATCAAATTGATTTGTCTTGTTTTTCGGGCAATCTACGACATGATGACTGTGATAATGCTCGTGACTGCTGGAAACTTTCTGATGGAAATAACTTTAGAGTTCGTAGCAAGCATTTTTGTTATGACAAAACAAAG ATACCTGCGGGAAAACATTTAATGGATCTTGTTGCTGTTGATTGGTTCAAAGACACAAAGAGAATGGACCATGTAGCTAGGCGTCAAGGCTGTGCTGCACAA GTTGCTTCTGAAAATGGGCTTTTCTCACTGATCTTTAATCTTCAA GTTCCTGGTTCAACACATTATAGtatggtattttattttgtcacaaGGCAATTGGTAATGGGATCACTTTTGCAACGGTTTGTTGATGGCGATGATGAGTTTCGCAATAGTAGGTTGAAACTTATTCCATCTGTTCCTAAG GGGTCATGGATCGTGCGCCAGAGTGTTGGAAGCACCCCTTGCTTATTGGGTAAAGCAGTTGATTGTAACTATATTCGCGGTCCCAAGTACTTAGAA ATTGATGTTGACATTGGTTCTTCTACTGTTGCTAATGGAGTTTTGGGCCTTGTAATTGGTGTAATTACGACATTGGTGGTTGACATGGCTTTCCTTGTACAG GCAAATACTACAGATGAATTACCGGAGCGGCTGATTGGTGCTGTACGTGTTTCTCATATAGAACTCAAGTCTGCTGTTGTCCCAAAGTTGGAACCAGAGATATCGTGA
- the LOC102613935 gene encoding protein ENHANCED DISEASE RESISTANCE 2-like isoform X2: MDLVAVDWFKDTKRMDHVARRQGCAAQVASENGLFSLIFNLQVPGSTHYSMVFYFVTRQLVMGSLLQRFVDGDDEFRNSRLKLIPSVPKGSWIVRQSVGSTPCLLGKAVDCNYIRGPKYLEIDVDIGSSTVANGVLGLVIGVITTLVVDMAFLVQANTTDELPERLIGAVRVSHIELKSAVVPKLEPEIS; the protein is encoded by the exons ATGGATCTTGTTGCTGTTGATTGGTTCAAAGACACAAAGAGAATGGACCATGTAGCTAGGCGTCAAGGCTGTGCTGCACAA GTTGCTTCTGAAAATGGGCTTTTCTCACTGATCTTTAATCTTCAA GTTCCTGGTTCAACACATTATAGtatggtattttattttgtcacaaGGCAATTGGTAATGGGATCACTTTTGCAACGGTTTGTTGATGGCGATGATGAGTTTCGCAATAGTAGGTTGAAACTTATTCCATCTGTTCCTAAG GGGTCATGGATCGTGCGCCAGAGTGTTGGAAGCACCCCTTGCTTATTGGGTAAAGCAGTTGATTGTAACTATATTCGCGGTCCCAAGTACTTAGAA ATTGATGTTGACATTGGTTCTTCTACTGTTGCTAATGGAGTTTTGGGCCTTGTAATTGGTGTAATTACGACATTGGTGGTTGACATGGCTTTCCTTGTACAG GCAAATACTACAGATGAATTACCGGAGCGGCTGATTGGTGCTGTACGTGTTTCTCATATAGAACTCAAGTCTGCTGTTGTCCCAAAGTTGGAACCAGAGATATCGTGA
- the LOC102606834 gene encoding disease resistance protein At4g27190-like, giving the protein MAEVGLAAFSSIVSEGSKSLFKLIIRQISYVFKHQSYIDGLKDQVKQLGYRRETVQQPVNHARLQGDEIYEGVTDWLNKVDEFISEGVAKSIIDDEDRAKKSCFKGLCPNLISRYQLSKQAAKAAEAAASLEGKGTFSSVSYRPAPKSTEYMPVKDYEAFDSRTKVFQDVVDALKDDSFKIIGVYGMGGVGKTTLVKQVRKQVMEDKLFDKVVMAEVTQTPDHHKIQDKLAFDLGMEFHLNENEFQRASRLCQRLKQEKRLLIILDNIWTKLEFDKVGIPYGDVDEKDREDDRSRRTIILTSRSRDLLCNDMNSQKNFWIDALSKDEALQLFEKIVGDSKKTYDFRPTTDEIVEKCGGLPVALRTVASALKNKSLASWKDALNQLRSSNLREIRGMDADVYTSIKLSYDFLESDEAKSLFLLCGLHREGHLIHVHYLLRYGMGLGLFRNVYTLEAVRNRVDALIDSLKASCLLLDGDAEDEAKMHDVIHVVAVSIAAEKLMFNIPNVADFDREMEETIREGPIAISLPYRDIQELPERLECPQLKLLLLFSKRDSSLQISDLFFEGTEELKVLDFTRIFFSSLPSSLGCLINVQTLCLDGCRLNDITIIGQLRKLEILSFRDSDVKELPLVIGQLTRLQLLDLSNCSSLVVIAPNVISKLSRLEELYIGNSFSQWEKVEGGSNASLVELIGLSKLTTLEIHVRDAEILPQDLVSVELQSYKICIGNKWWSSWSVKSGLSRLMKLQGLEKFGILLQNYRMKLLLKRTEYLYLEELKGVQNVVHELDDGEGFPRLKHLWVNSCSEILHIVGSVGRVRRKVFPLLESLSLWCLSKLETICDSQLTEDQSFSNLRIIIVRSCDKLKHLFSFSMAKNLLRLQKVEVLFGGDLEMIVGSDREKPTTSLGFNEIIADDDTAPKVILPSLEELNLAYLINMKKLWADHNQGMYCCQNLTKLHVVSCHRMKYLFSYSMVNSLLQLQHLEIRACKSMEGVVDTTGWSEREEGHIHFPKLHSLELHCLPELTSFANTGHIHSDSVVEFPSLLNLKIRGCSNMLRFISTSSPEDTIHSEMQPPPLFDEKVRLPRLEVLRMEMMDNLRRIWHHQLASESFSKLKNLDIWWCDNLRNIFPPLVGIPSSLVNLKVSGCPKLEEIVGHVGQEVKENRIAFSKLKVLILDDLPRLTSFCLENYTLEFPSLERVSMTHCPNMKNFSHGILSIPKPCKVQVTEKEEGELHHWEGNNLSSTIQKCYDEMIGFLDINRLQLSHFPRLQEIWHGQALPVSFFNNLAQLVVDDCTNMSSAIPANLLRCLNNLEWLEVRNCDSIEEVFHFEELNADKEHIGLPFPKLSELRLIDLPKLKRFCNFTGNIIEPPKLENLTIENCPDMETFISNSVVHVTTDNKKPEKLTSEENFLLAHQVQPLFDDKVAFPKLRKLRLSRLHKVQHLWKENAESNKVFANLESLKISECSKLQKLVPPSWHLENLEALKVSKCHRLINVLTFSTSESLVNLQRMKIADCKMIEEIIQSQVGEEAKDCIVFRELEYLTLDCLPSLTSFSLGNYALEFPSLKQVVVRQCPKMKIFSQGLLDTPMLNKVNVTEEEKDDDDEGCWEGNLNDTIKKLFNEMNSKEEIEPILQVQ; this is encoded by the exons ATGGCAGAAGTGGGTCTGGCTGCTTTTTCCAGCATTGTATCAGAAGGTTCAAAGTCACTGTTCAAACTGATTATACGGCAGATATCTTATGTGTTCAAGCACCAGAGCTACATAGATGGCCTGAAAGATCAAGTGAAGCAGCTGGGATATAGAAGAGAAACGGTGCAACAACCTGTTAATCATGCTAGACTACAAGGGGATGAGATTTATGAGGGTGTCACAGACTGGCTAAATAAAGTTGATGAATTCATCAGTGAAGGGGTTGCAAAATCCAtcattgatgatgaagatagaGCTAAGAAGTCCTGCTTCAAAGGGTTGTGCCCCAACTTGATTTCTCGTTACCAGCTTAGTAAACAAGCAGCAAAGGCCGCAGAAGCTGCCGCTAGTCTCGAGGGAAAAGGCACCTTCTCTAGTGTTTCCTACCGTCCTGCTCCAAAGAGTACAGAATATATGCCAGTGAAAGATTACGAGGCCTTCGATTCAAGAACGAAAGTATTTCAAGATGTTGTGGATGCGTTGAAGGATGATAGTTTCAAAATAATTGGGGTCTATGGGATGGGCGGCGTGGGTAAAACCACGCTAGTTAAGCAAGTCAGAAAGCAAGTGATGGAAGATAAGTTGTTCGATAAGGTCGTTATGGCTGAGGTAACACAGACACCAGATCATCATAAAATTCAAGACAAACTTGCTTTTGATTTAGGCATGGAATTTCACTTGAATGAGAATGAATTTCAAAGAGCTTCTCGACTGTGTCAAAGGTTGAAGCAAGAGAAGCGGCTTCTCATTATACTGGATAATATTTGGACAAAACTTGAGTTCGATAAAGTTGGAATTCCTTATGGGGATGTTGATGAGAAAGATAGAGAGGACGATCGGAGTAGACGCACAATAATATTGACGTCTCGAAGTCGAGATTTATTGTGCAATGATATGAATTCTCAGAAAAATTTCTGGATCGATGCTTTATCCAAAGATGAAGCATTGCAGTTATTTGAGAAGATAGTGGGTGATTCAAAAAAAACATATGATTTTCGACCCACTACAGATGAGATCGTTGAAAAATGCGGGGGATTGCCTGTTGCACTGAGAACAGTTGCAAGTGCTCTGAAAAATAAGAGTCTTGCCAGTTGGAAGGATGCATTGAATCAGCTAAGAAGTTCCAATCTAAGAGAAATTCGTGGTATGGATGCAGATGTGTACACCTCCATAAAATTGAGTTACGATTTCTTGGAAAGTGATGAAGCAAAATCTTTGTTCCTTCTTTGTGGTCTGCACCGTGAAGGTCATCTTATACACGTACATTACTTATTGAGATATGGTATGGGTTTGGGTCTATTTAGAAATGTTTACACATTGGAAGCAGTAAGGAATAGAGTGGATGCATTGATCGACAGTCTAAAAGCTTCATGCTTATTGTTGGACGGTGATGCTGAAGATGAAGCTAAAATGCATGACGTCATTCATGTTGTTGCTGTATCAATTGCCGCAGAGAAGCTTATGTTTAATATTCCAAATGTTGCTGACTTTGACAGAGAGATGGAAGAGACAATACGGGAAGGTCCAATAGCTATTTCTTTACCTTATAGAGATATTCAAGAGCTTCCCGAAAGGTTGGAATGTCCCCAACTCAAGTtacttttgttgttttcaaagCGTGATAGCTCTTTGCAAATTTCAGACCTCTTTTTTGAAGGGACAGAAGAACTCAAAGTTTTAGATTTTACtagaatatttttctcttcattacCTTCATCACTTGGTTGCCTCATTAACGTTCAAACATTATGTTTAGATGGTTGCCGACTGAACGATATAACTATAATTGGACAGCTAAGGAAATTAGAGATTCTCAGCTTCCGAGATTCTGATGTTAAGGAGTTGCCACTTGTAATTGGACAATTGACGAGATTACAGTTGCTAGATTTGAGCAACTGTAGCAGCCTTGTGGTGATAGCTCCAAATgtcatatcaaaattatctcGATTAGAAGAACTATATATTGGTAACAGCTTTTCACAGTGGGAGAAGGTTGAAGGAGGAAGTAACGCCAGTCTTGTTGAATTGATTGGGTTGTCAAAGCTAACTACTTTGGAGATACACGTTCGGGATGCCGAAATTCTACCGCAGGATTTGGTCTCTGTGGAATTGCAAAGCTATAAGATATGTATAGGAAATAAGTGGTGGAGCAGCTGGTCCGTTAAATCTGGATTATCAAGATTGATGAAGCTCCAGGGGCTAGAAAAGTTTGGCATTCTTTTGCAGAATTACAGGATGAAACTGTTGTTGAAGAGAACTGAATATCTCTATCTAGAAGAACTGAAGGGTGTTCAGAATGTTGTTCATGAATTAGATGATGGGGAAGGTTTTCCACGATTGAAGCATCTTTGGGTAAATAGTTGTTCTGAGATTTTACATATTGTCGGTTCAGTTGGACGGGTTCGTCGCAAAGTCTTCCCCTTGCTGGAGTCATTGTCTCTTTGGTGTTTGAGCAAGTTGGAGACAATATGTGACAGCCAACTCACAGAAGATCAATCTTTCAGCAACTTAAGGATTATAATAGTACGCAGCTGTGACAAATTGAAGCATCTTTTCTCATTCTCCATGGCCAAAAACCTACTGCGGCTTCAAAAGGTAGAAGTGTTATTTGGCGGTGATCTGGAAATGATTGTTG gATCGGACAGGGAGAAACCAACAACTTCTTTGGGATTCAACGAAATCATTGCTGATGATGATACTGCTCCAAAG GTTATTCTTCCGAGCTTAGAGGAATTGAATCTCGCGTATttaataaacatgaaaaaattatgGGCCGATCATAATCAAGGAATGTACTGTTGTCAAAATCTAACAAAGCTGCACGTGGTCAGTTGTCATCGTATGAAGTATCTGTTTTCATATTCTATGGTTAATAGTCTTTTGCAACTCCAACATCTTGAGATAAGAGCTTGTAAGTCAATGGAAGGGGTAGTCGACACCACGGGGTGGTCAGAAAGAGAAGAAGGACATATTCATTTCCCTAAACTACACTCCCTCGAGCTCCATTGTCTTCCAGAACTAACAAGCTTTGCCAATACGGGACATATTCATTCAGATTCAGTTGTTGAATTCCCTTCTTTGCTAAACCTCAAGATTCGTGGTTGCAGTAATATGTTAAGATTCATCTCTACGAGCTCACCAGAAGACACCATTCATTCTGAAATGCAACCTCCTCCTCTCTTTGacgaaaag GTACGACTTCCTAGGTTGGAGGTATTACGTATGGAGATGATGGATAATTTGAGAAGAATATGGCACCACCAGCTTGCTTCGGAGTCTTTCAGCAAATTGAAGAATTTGGACATATGGTGGTGTGATAACCtaagaaatatttttcctCCATTG GTTGGAATTCCTAGTAGCCTGGTGAATCTTAAAGTATCGGGTTGcccaaaattagaagaaatcGTAGGACATGTTGGACAAGAAGTGAAGGAGAATCGTATTGCTTTCagcaaattaaaagttttgataCTTGATGATTTACCAAGGCTTACCAGCTTTTGTTTGGAGAATTACACTCTTGAATTCCCATCACTGGAACGAGTTTCTATGACACATTGTCCGAACATGAAGAATTTTTCTCACGGAATCTTATCCATTCCAAAGCCATGCAAAGTACAAGTGACTGAAAAGGAAGAGGGTGAACTGCACCATTGGGAAGGCAATAACCTTAGTTCCACTATACAAAAGTGCTATGACGAAATG ATTGGATTCCTTGATATAAACCGTTTGCAACTCTCGCATTTTCCACGCTTGCAAGAAATATGGCATGGCCAAGCACTGCCTGTCAGCTTCTTCAACAATTTAGCACAGCTGGTGGTGGATGACTGCACGAATATGTCGAGTGCTATTCCTGCCAATCTGCTACGGTGCTTGAACAATTTGGAATGGCTGGAAGTGAGGAATTGTGATTCAATAGAAGAGGTGTTTCATTTCGAAGAGCTAAATGCTGACAAAGAACATATAGGCCTCCCGTTTCCTAAGCTTTCCGAGCTAAGGCTCATTGATCTtccaaaactcaaaagattCTGCAACTTCACTGGGAATATAATTGAACCGCCTAAGTTGGAGAATCTAACTATTGAGAATTGCCCTGATATGGAAACATTCATATCCAACTCTGTAGTGCACGTGACAACAGATAACAAGAAACCTGAAAAATTAACATCAGAAGAGAACTTCTTGCTGGCTCATCAAGTACAACCCCTCTTTGATGACAag GTTGCATTCCCTAAATTGAGGAAGTTAAGGCTGTCTAGATTACACAAAGTGCAGCATCTCTGGAAGGAAAATGCCGAATCCAACAAAGTATTTGCAAATTTGGAAAGTCTAAAAATATCGGAATGTAGTAAGTTGCAAAAATTAGTACCACCTTCGTGGCATTTGGAAAATCTTGAGGCTTTGAAAGTATCAAAGTGTCACAGGTTGATAAATGTGTTGACATTCTCGACATCTGAAAGTCTAGTGAATCTTCAAAGAATGAAGATAGCTGATTGCAAAATGATAGAAGAAATCATACAATCGCAGGTTGGAGAAGAAGCGAAAGACTGCATTGTTTTCAGGGAATTGGAGTACTTGACACTTGATTGTTTGCCAAGCCTAACAAGCTTTAGTTTGGGTAATTACGCTCTTGAATTCCCGTCCTTGAAACAAGTAGTTGTGAGACAGTGTCCAAAAATGAAGATCTTCTCTCAAGGACTCTTAGACACACCAATGCTAAACAAAGTGAACGTCAccgaagaagaaaaagatgatgatgatgaaggaTGTTGGGAAGGCAACCTCAATgacaccataaaaaaattgttcaatgaAATG AATTCTAAAGAAGAGATTGAGCCAATCCTTCAGGTACAGTGA
- the LOC112496470 gene encoding UPF0481 protein At3g47200-like: protein MEECLQVKLEKLSPLPSNCCIYRVPERLRQINEKAYTPQVVSIGPLHHGKANLQFMEDHKQRYLRYFLQRAIISFDEFVQFIKLREAELRGSYAEKIELSSDKFVEMILLDAGFIIELLLRYHFRQPQKKDDHIFHKPYLIEDIWYDMWLLENQLPFFILEDLFALAAIEIPEQHENPTIITVTYEYFKGLEAVQGNRLKFPPYTEARVEHFLDFLRICHLPSSRNQEKQEGQQYRKGKTVPSVTDLHQAGVRFSLSKSNDLFAIEFKNSTLHIPKLKLQLETESLFRNLIAFEQRHYSENYINDYVFLIHHLVNTAKDVELLVQNGIIENWLPDKEAASTLINNLSRGTTLLADRFYFSGLCKGLNDHCKRTCYKWRANLKQNYFNTPWAGISVCGAVFLLILTVIQAVCSVIQVLSPPKKIS, encoded by the coding sequence ATGGAAGAGTGCTTGCAAGTTAAGTTGGAAAAATTATCACCATTGCCCTCAAACTGCTGCATCTACAGAGTTCCGGAGCGATTACGTCAGATAAATGAAAAGGCATATACACCTCAGGTAGTCTCAATTGGCCCTCTTCACCATGGCAAAGCAAACTTACAGTTCATGGAAGATCATAAACAGCGGTACCTGCGTTACTTTCTTCAACGGGCCATAATAAGCTTTGACGAGTttgttcaatttataaagCTCAGAGAAGCAGAATTAAGAGGTTCTTATGCagagaaaattgaattaagtAGTGATAAATTCGTTGAAATGATTCTGCTGGATGCTGGCTTCATCATTGAACTCTTATTGAGGTATCATTTTCGTCAACCTCAAAAAAAAGATGATCATATATTTCATAAACCATATTTAATAGAGGATATATGGTATGATATGTGGTTGCTTGAGAATCAGCTTCCTTTCTTCATTCTTGAGGATCTTTTTGCTCTAGCTGCAATTGAAATCCCTGAACAACATGAAAATCCAACCATCATCACAGTCACATATGAGTATTTCAAGGGTTTAGAGGCGGTGCAAGGTAATCGGCTAAAATTCCCTCCTTACACTGAGGCTAGGGTAGAGCATTTCCTTGACTTTCTAAGGATTTGTCATCTACCTTCATCGAGGAATCAGGAAAAACAAGAAGGTCAGCAATACCGCAAAGGTAAAACCGTACCGAGTGTGACTGATCTCCACCAAGCTGGGGTCCGCTTCAGTTTGAGCAAGAGCAATGATTTGTTCGCCATAGAATTCAAAAACAGTACATTGCATATTCCGAAACTCAAGCTGCAGCTGGAAACGGAATCCTTATTTCGTAATCTCATTGCCTTTGAACAACGGCATTACTCAGAGAATTACATAAATGATTACGTGTTCCTTATTCATCATCTCGTGAACACAGCGAAGGACGTCGAGTTGCTTGTTCAGAACGGAATCATTGAGAACTGGTTGCCGGATAAAGAGGCAGCGTCAACGCTTATAAATAACCTTTCTAGAGGTACTACTCTGCTGGCTGATCGCTTCTATTTTTCTGGGCTATGCAAAGGATTGAATGATCACTGCAAAAGAACGTGCTACAAATGGAGggcaaacttgaaacaaaattacTTCAATACTCCATGGGCCGGCATTTCGGTCTGCGGCGCTGTTTTCCTTCTTATTCTCACCGTCATCCAAGCTGTATGCTCTGTTATACAAGTGTTGTCTCCACCCAAAAAAATCTCGTGA